Sequence from the Notamacropus eugenii isolate mMacEug1 chromosome 6, mMacEug1.pri_v2, whole genome shotgun sequence genome:
GCTTTTTCtaaccattgcaccacctagcggcCTCCATAGTAGAAGGAAGTATGTGTCAATCCCCTCAGcaaatctctccctccctgccttcccctgGCCCAGGTACGTGGGCTTCACATTCCAGAGTGGGTGTGGCTGGAAGCAGGACAGACACTGAGAGAAGGAAAGTATGAGTTGTCCCTGGGCTAGTCTGCGTATTCACAGGACTGCGTATTGCCCAGTCACAGGACTGAGAGCTGGGAAGGAGCTTATAGCTCATTGAGTCCAATCGCCTCGTTTAAAGatcaggaaataaagaaaagaaccaAGCCAGGAGCTAAGCCAAGGATGCCCAGCTAACCATCAGTAGAGTCTGGACAGAGCCACTCAGTCAAGAAAGGAGCTCCTGGGAACAGTGGATTCGTTTTCTCCTGACCTAGGGAGGCTTCACCTGAGAAGTCCACATGGTCTGGCACAGAGAGGGACATTGGGCTGTGCCCGCAGCCTTACCCACCCTTTGATAGCTCTGCTCTttgatgatttgttcaatttgCTCAGTCAGATGTTCCAGCTCGTAGTTAACTTGATGAACTTTGTCCTTTGCTTGAGCAATTGCTGCAGCAAGGTCATGTTCTCCAACCCGAATATCCAAGTGGATCCGCTGAACAAACAATAAAAAGGAAGATTTCCAGATTTTTTAAAACCACAGCTGACATTCAGTCCTCAGAAACTGGCCTCAGtggaaattctttccttttttatttctttatttaccCTCTGTCCTCCAAGAAGCTTTCCTTGGTCTTCCTTTCCTTGGtcttcctttcctcattcccaAGTATACTACCCTTGCTCAAATTTTCCTAGAATATTTTGTCTGGATGTCTCTTTTGCTTCCATCTCATGCAACTTTGTCTAGGTCAGGTCCCCCCATCAGATTATGAGTCCCTGAATGCAGATACTGTGTcatcagattttaaaaatccctCTAGCCATAAACCCACACCCATAATGGATGCTTCATCAACAGTAGATGTTGTTAAATGAAAATCTTTCTTCACTgaatcataggataatagatgtaaagctggaaggaactttcaGTGGTTGGTTAGTACAACGcccttatgttacagatgagaaagccaaGGCTTTTCCCATCTTCCAtttaacaacatttattaagcatctactttgtgccatGAGTACTTATGCTAGGTCCTGGAAATACTTCCAAAAATTAACTCATCTCTGATCTAAGCTATAGAGATAATCCTTTCAATAGTATAGATCATAATCTATCTatgccaagcatttattaagcaccttctatttGTCAGGTACTATGCCATGTGCAAGGGATACAATAAAAGAGACAAAGATCATACCCAGCTCTCAAGGACCCCATACTCTAAAAGGCATAGGCATGGAAATtctcaacagagggaaggtgctagcatGAAAGGGCATTGAGAAAAGTTTCTTTAGAAGGCTCAAATATTTTCCCCTATAAACCATCCACTAGGGGCCAAACCTCCCTGAGGTCCATTCGGTCATAGTCCTTTCATCATTTCATGAAGGGATTTTTGTCATGGCCTCACTTCATTTCCATACCACTCATTCTTCAGATTTCTTATCCCTAAACAGATATCCCTCTCCATTTTCCAGTTCCTCTTTATCTGTTGCCGTCCCCCATCAAAATCTAAGTTTCCTGTGGCATGGATTGCCTTATTTGCTTATACTTAAATCCAATGcacttgtaagtcaagacatcaccctcatgatgccgttggtcctcttcaagaatagaGGACAAAAAAATAGCCATTCTCAGTGCTCAGCATAATATACACCACAAGTGCTCCTCCtgctctctccctgtcccttctttcttcttcttcttcttcttcttcttcttcttcttcttctccttcttcttcttcttcttcttcttcttctcctctccctctctctctccctctctctctctccctcccccctctctctttctctctctccctctctctctctctccctctctctctctccttccctctctctccctctctctccctccctctccctcccttcctccctctctctctctccatctctctctctccctctctccctctctctctctccctctctccctctctctgtctgtccatcaGTTTCCCTTTAGACTTCTTGGTGAGATTCTGAGTATCAACAGTACCCATGAGCTGTCCATTACTAGCTCTCATTCTCACTACATGACCATTCTCTTCTCAGAGGTAAGACATTCTTATACagtctctttttctccattcccCACTATGCAGAAGTTCTTCATTATAGAAACAATGCATTAAATGGTCATTCACTAACCAAAAAGAGTTTATAAACCACTCTCAGTGCCTTATTTCCAGATTGCATGGGAATGACTCTGGCCCTAAGGGCTATCACAATGATACACTCCATACATGTAATGCAAGTCTCTTAGCCAGCAGGTCAAATACTCTTGGATGCTTAGCAGAAACAAAAAATGGGGCACTGTCCCTTCTGTAAGAGTATGAGTTTACTTGAATACCACTATGAATTCACCATTcagttttccaatttttttcaggCCTGAGTAATCACAGTTCTTTCAGCCATCCCTTAGAGTTATTTTCCAACCCTTTAATCAACTTTGTGGCTCTCCTTTGAATTCCTTCCAAGCTCCCCAGTTTCCTCTTTAGTTACTAAGCCCAGATCTGGATGCAATACTGGAAGAAATGTCTAACTAGCCCTGAGTATAACCATCCTAGCATCATGCCTGAATGGTGCTGTCAGGGGTTCCATTAACCAAGACATTAAAGGAATACAACTTACCAGCTTACTACCACCAAAGGAGAAGAGATTTGTAGAGTTAGACTGTAAGCAAATGATGTGCTCTCCAGGCGAGTGTGATGTGAATGTAAATGCCCCCTGTGATCCATACAGCTTTGATAATAATATCTACAATGGAAGGGTTTCAATAGTTTGTGAATCCAGTTATAGGGGTGATCCTTTCCAGGACTGTCACATACTGTATTAGTCTGAATATAAGTCATTGTGGCATATAGACCATATAACTAAATGGAGATTGCTtttaaagaaaacacacacacacacacacacacatacacactatcaTAACATACTGGATAAAAAGTCAGCcttaaagtcagaaaaacctggattcaagtactGCCTTTGACATATACTAGTTATATGACTGTGGATACCCCAGGGAATCTCTCAGCACCCAAGGAAATTCTTAAAGACTGCAAATTACAGATTGGCTGCCAAGCTACAACAGTAGAGGCAGTTTCCATACCAGGGGTTCtccatttgttcagtcattttcagttgtatccacctctccatgaccccatattgggttttcttggaagagatattggagaggtttgtcatttctttctccagctcattttatagatgagcaaactaaggcaaacagggttcagtgacttatccagggtcacacagctagtaagtatctgaggtcagatctaaactcaggtcttcctgactccaggtctggcactctatccactatgccacctaattcCAGACAgagtcaaataaaaacaaattaaaatatgtatttattataaaatattgtacatatgtgtatgtatttgtgtgtgtgtgtgtatagtaagTGGAATTATATCTTCTTCCCATTAATTTCTTGGCCATAGGGATCCTAGGAGAATATTTCATATCGGTCAACAGCAGCTTCCTTAAAAGTAATTTGAATAATTCCCCCATTCGTGTAAATTTGAGAACTAACTATTAGGGAGATATTGGGGTGTTTCGTTGAGTTTCTACAGTAGTAGGAAGTGTACATTCACTGCCCAAGTTCCTAAGAAAAAGAAGACACCAGACTTTGTAGTCCCCAATTTCAACTTGGTGTCAGTGATAGACTTGCTTGGAGATCAAAGGATCAGAATGATTCTTACTCCTGGGCAAGCTTCTGTGTGACTTGAGGTCAACAGGAAATGTGTCAAGGAAAGAATTTATAGCAGAGATCTCCCTTGTACATTTTGAGCTATGTACATACAGGAAAAGTGGTGGTTTGTGTCATGCCCAGATGGAGCCAGGATGAAGAAATATTGCTCTCTAGAAATGGCCTAGCACAaatagggaaatatatttagtaaaTTAAGGAGAGTTGTAGAAGAAGTAAGAGTAGAAGAATTGTTCCATTGCCACCTCTTGGGAGTATGGAAGACTACAGGAAGACACAGGGCTGAAGGACTTTGGGAGACAGCTAACTCCTGCCAGAAATCCTAATGTGGCAAGTGACTCCAAGTGACTGAGGTTGTCTATACAGGCCTCTGGAGAAGGTGGGTGTTTATCCTTAGTAGGTGTCATTATCTTCTTATGAAATATGTTATActttccatttgttttatttggcaCAAAAGTAAACTTTTTCTTCCTTGAGTTTTGTGAACTGAGAACTTGTAAGGGAAGGTTCTAGGGAAGTTTGGGGAAAACAATGAAGCAAATTGATGGGAAGTTACCCAACAGGCACCACAGCCAGCTCTTCACATCCTATGAGATTGATTGACACGGCAGTCAAATAAAGatgtttcattaatttttaacctCACTACTTATAGACTTGATCtttttactgatattttttcATACAATTCAGCAACACTTAGGTTTTGTGTAAGCCagatttaagaaattaaaaaatttctCACTATTTGGATCGATAGTCCTTTTCTACTTTTCACTTATAAAAATTCAACTCTGAAAACTGATATAGGCTATCCTAGACAATTCTGGCAATACTTTCCTGACCTTTAGTAAAACATTTCAAGACAAAACCTGATTAGTTAAAACTATACCTTCTGGTCTTTGTTATCACACACAACAAGATAATCTGTTGTTTGCCATAGGTGTTTAAAAAGCCTGAAAGGCCAGGAAGAACATGAGTACTTCTTTTCAAAGGACCCCAAAGAGAGAAGTAAGGAAGAACTTGTTCCCTCTGACCATTGTTCATATATGGGACCATCCAACCTGGATGAAGAGAGCTTACTCTTTACAAAGCTTAGTGTCTAGGATCTTTGAACTAGGTTAGACAGAGAGACCCTGGGCGCTATAAGGGTTCACTTGTACAGCAGTGATCCTGCAACCAACCGCAAAACAGcaaatttatgtgtgtgtatatacacacacgtatacatacatatacatataaagtacaaaaatgtatattttaatgtttaccatataattacataaaatataatatatttaaacttGTGCTTTAGTatttaatatacaaatatatatttgaatatatatttaatatatgatCTATTTAGAAtataacatatttaaatataGCATTTCagtgtttgcaaaacactttacatacatcagCTTCTCTGATGCTCACCACAACCCCATGAGTTAATGTTATGatgaccatattttacagatgagaaaattgaagctgaaacagaagtgactttctcagagtcacacagatcgtaagtgtctgaggtaggatttgaactcagattttcctgactccatgtagTGGTCCACATAGGTGACCAGGAGCTTTTGTTGAATAAAATTCTTGTTATGTGAGTCTTTTAGCATCATAGGGAGGATAGACTCCAGGCCACATGAGGACAGAGATCATATAGTACAGAAACTCTGTATCTCTCCCAGGTCTAAACAAAGTTTTCTataaacagtatatatatatatgtatatatatacatacacacatactatatatataatagaataataaTTGTTCATTGAACACATGTATAGACAATATTTAAGGTCTTAGCTTTAGAAAAAATCTAATGATGAAATGCAGAAAGTGTTTTACCTCATCATCGTAAGTTGTAACCGTCACAAACATCCCTAATCCAGGAGCAGAGTCAAGGAAATCTTGGTGGTTTATGTTCCATTGCTCTACCTTGTAAGTCCCTATTTAGAAAATACAAAAGATGTTTATTATAAAAGAGTTGCAAGCAATTGCAAGGAGCAATTACAGTCATAGTCAATggattcatcattttcatttcatccAAATCGCAAAATACAACAGCAGTTTTTATGTGTCTCTTGGTGCCTTGTGTTTTGcagtataatgaaaaaaagtCCCTGGAAGTCTGAAGAGCCTTGGGTTCTCCTTCCTCTGAATTCTCATGGTCTGTAGATCTCTTGCGCAATAATCCCTTTGTACATGTCAGGCTCATTCAGCTGGAAGAAGCTGCCCATTCTGCCAGTTTTCCTGGAGCACATGATCTGGATCTGTCCTTTGTTCCTCTCACAGCCTAACTTGAacgtacatttttttttaacctacatCTCATATTCCCCACCTCtacccccattagactataagatccttgaggacagagattgtaacattttttcacctttttccCATCACAAGTGCAGGATCCTGtacaaaatatttgttgagttatATTGGGATTATTAACTGTCTTATCTCCCCTTCTCACTTCTGAActagaggcagtatggtgtagtggaaagagccttggactgGGGGAAGAAGGGTTTGTGTCCCAATACCTAGGTTTGACTCCTGCTtctgcaagtcatttcacctctctctgggccttagtttattcatctgcaaaatgggagtaataaaaaAGGGCTTTTGTAAGTAACTGTAAGCTTATAGTTCATGTCTTATTTAACTCAGAGTCTAACAAAGGGCTGGGTAATCTAAAgggcatttaacaaatgccttTTCAATTTAGTTCATTGTACAGCCTTGTTTTCCCACACCTTCCCTCCCTAGGCAGGcagtagatactcaataaatgtttgttgagtctcagactcagctgaaagagacctcagagatcacttaGAAACGAGGGCCATTAATCCATATATAAAGATCCCCATAGGCTACATATTGACTCagctttaaaatgtaatattatctgtgttttaccataatttttatttaaatactttccaattacattttcatctggttctgcTACACTTGGATCAAATGTGGCCTGTAGGCCTCTGACACTTCTGATTGAGGTCATTCAACCTTTATGTGAACAATGATCCCTCCTCTATAATGTcccaataagtggtcatccagcctctgtcCATTACAGACCTCTATTGGAGGAAACTCCCAATATAGCCAAAATCAGCCTTTCTAATTTTCTACCCATTTTGCCCAGTTATGCCCCTGGGTACCCAGTGGAAATTGGCGGGACTAAAGATACTGAGTTACTATAGCTGTGATGTCTCAGTTAAGTCTCTTCCATTCCAGGATTAACATCCCTATTTCCTTCAGCTAACCAGTCCTCATCTGGCATTGTAATTAATACCATTGCTGTCCTGGTCACCCCACTCTAGACAAGTCCTATCAGGGGTGaagaacttgcagcctcaaggccacatgtggccttctaggtccttgggtgaagctttttgactgagtccaagttttatagagcaaatccttttattaaggggatttcttctgtgaactttagattcagtcaaagggctgtacccaaggacctagaaggccacatgtagccttgaggcaacaggttccctacccctaatAGATTGTCAATGGTTGTCCTACAATgtaatgcccagaactgaactccAGAGGGCCTCTGGGGTAGAAGACACCAAGATTATCACTTGCCTCTCTCTAGACATTAAGCCCTTCAACAGGGTTTGAGGGCATAttagcctttctttttttctaagccACCCTGTCACTTTGCTGATTTATATGTATTGGAATTGTAGTCACAAGCCTCAGATCATTTGGAGGTCAAGACATTAAACCTTTTCAAAATTAACCTTATTATGCTGTCATCTAGACCACATCTTCCCATCTGGTCTGCAGAGACACAAGATATAAAGTGTCCTACAGAATGGCAGGTGTTGTTATTGATATATCAAGTTATTAACCAGACAACCAACCAATACTTTCTGCACGTCATCTGCTGGAATGTTTTGAAGGCCAAACGG
This genomic interval carries:
- the LOC140509489 gene encoding transmembrane emp24 domain-containing protein 11-like, which codes for MKAEEMEVFIFLSLFSFCLSVSSAFYFHAAEREEKCIIEDIPSETWVTGTYKVEQWNINHQDFLDSAPGLGMFVTVTTYDDEILLSKLYGSQGAFTFTSHSPGEHIICLQSNSTNLFSFGGSKLRIHLDIRVGEHDLAAAIAQAKDKVHQVNYELEHLTEQIEQIIKEQSYQREREENFRMTSEDTNSNVLWWALAQLLILISVGIFQMKSLKDFFIAKKLV